In one Macrobrachium rosenbergii isolate ZJJX-2024 chromosome 53, ASM4041242v1, whole genome shotgun sequence genomic region, the following are encoded:
- the LOC136834302 gene encoding uncharacterized protein isoform X2 produces the protein MFLRMSRSEEEEEEEEAETDTWLDTVTSPPGFLAFLVPNLFCQLLAYGALGIGRKDFVLTASPDMMTHQGVNCKAFLASINNKSIKEEIKSLKDENENTAVLEGDEDHGDGQPLVLNDALSASTERLSDNHKDDNKKNEGLVNGQLKNLNSGKPARFKVGGDDSDDSMPCEEKEDKDDPGVVNPTFFTDDEDDICRGDESTASVSTRSSPDLSPSHSPRLSFNMSAPVSPRHSPVSHRSGNLSHRSSVSSVRKGILKKSGSSSTINMEMVNLGLQQNAALNAAANSASGMNGYHKARFTDPYDECYVPVDTHRFVSAPDESSGMTQKSLGGHRVKFILETGKPDHVNGDYDDIRIEKMERERIERIERGKNLEVTNNSGDKGGRKCLLFCAAMLVLTASVITAGLYGSGRLGVITNFGKTGISNNGGDGSDGSGSQGKADSFKNIYYVPNALEVRFKIINKMHNDSLGNIDSSEFKSLSSDLEDKLSKVLLPHNGKAELSLKIIKFEPGSIICTFRIAWKFYGELFGDKTPPLNITVVQDKLERTFSKKDEPDFEGYDVLPDSVQVSALADKCRNNETICSHSCVFRESSLRFECSCPDHLLLKQDKTNCYSQEEDSNKKKVDFKNALSDVLRSDAVLIQIKTEVKDDQEKEADSAKPDDSKKMENATATSATDTTQPGSGDTVHSQEGAGNTTLITEGGMVNGTLTGSEQITSNGTNIVNGTGIDIINNTTDTVQLNATNELMNTTGTEFNVTSGDGHVTNETLTNDTVHVPPFTINGTIVAEHPLLNLSGKFDEVFVSPGTRGETQEIFTNSSKVLPPQDLSDLRPGGSPGDARLQTLDVPEENLSMFNESHQTSDNSSTIVTDINTLHDEGGMGNAFNHTQQEHTALNESIPSVQTNVSSQSPVDTPITTTTQQPTVIATSGDPEVNVTKVPTEQIEEEKQEVTKVEDKSPPFVGTTMKSTTQEMINGEQEVNSNISEGATQENTSGDSQTISHNSDESRGIDNNSGLPISIDTILDTSSDLGMIGITSDLGNSTSHEITTKATTSVIAPASPGLKNETSVGTQTEDEHVSHSDKEILATTQSAMSPQLKVNCTEEMFECVNGTSPVGSRIPYTARCNSIPDCSDGSDELNCVENNCFDNFKCRDNECIERQYVCDGIANCRDGEDEMNCESWECRECEFKCTGPEPSPCIPLSLTCDGQPDCFDHSDEVNCSTSCKTEEFQCNEGWCIPRARKCDGIQDCYGGEDESDCDCLLDLTSCAMGGCVPKFQLCDGLRNCPDGSDEWKCIRIENDTNQLEVRSGENRWSGVCGEGWTYEWSDLACQHLGSVTTYSMQVTRVSDVPRHRVKLLSTQKPSSNTPLQFTLKGECESDKLVQLTCDPPAACGSWQDFTDVEAMEGTTPAEHVWPSLVLLRDINSNSTCTASILTPFWVLAAYSCLYTKKDGLNPGTWVVQTGAAGQGHNHFVDKMISYPGKVRRGGIWSGDAVLLLLVKPLKLDEKTQPICIPDAPPPTDGNCVVAGWNRSRDGTISQDQFIHSVAVPTLEVDACNTTHYPGRLTNAHTCIGFTQAQNPPCQGDEGTPLMCKSKSGVWRIEGLSSHHGRCGRSQHPSVFTALHALQPWLSNTIGLSSSYGMPTETTTTSTTTTTTTTTTTTTTSTATTVTTMATEKPSSTTLPPPSLNSEDFERPQVSSPGNAPL, from the exons GCTTTTCTTGCCTCCATTAACAACAAGAGCATCAAGGAGGAGATAAAGTCCCTGAAGGACGAGAACGAAAACACTGCCGTCCTTGAGGGAGACGAAGACCACGGAGACGGCCAGCCCTTGGTCCTCAATGATGCGCTGAGCGCGTCTACTGAGAGGCTCTCAGACAACCACAAAGATGACAACAAAAAGAACGAAGGCCTGGTCAATGGTCAGCTCAAGAATCTAAATTCCGGGAAACCAGCTCGGTTTAAAGTGGGAGGTGACGATTCAGACGACAGCATGCCTTGTGAAGAGAAGGAAGACAAGGATGACCCAGGGGTGGTTAATCCCACCTTCTTCACAGACGATGAGGACGACATATGCAGGGGTGACGAATCCACTGCCTCCGTGTCCACCAGATCATCTCCCGACTTGTCTCCTTCTCACTCGCCAAGATTAAGCTTTAA CATGAGTGCTCCAGTCAGTCCCCGCCATTCCCCGGTGAGCCACCGGTCAGGAAACCTTAGCCATAGGAGTTCTGTGTCCTCTGTTAGAAAGGGCATTCTTAAAAAGAGTGGCTCCTCTTCCACCATCAACATGGAAATGGTGAACCTAGGTCTCCAACAGAATGCTGCACTTAATGCAGCAGCTAATTCTGCGTCTGGTATGAATGGGTACCACAAAGCACGTTTTACTGACCCTTATGATGAGTGTTATGTTCCTGTAGACACCCATCGATTTGTTAG CGCTCCTGACGAATCTTCGGGTATGACGCAAAAATCTCTAGGTGGGCATCGTGTCAAGTTTATCCTGGAGACCGGCAAACCTGATCATGTTAATGGCGATTATGATGACATCCGAatagagaaaatggaaagagaaagaattgaaAGAATAGAAAG AGGGAAGAACTTGGAAGTGACCAATAATAGTGGAGATAAAGGTGGGAGAAAGTGCCTTCTATTTTGTGCGGCTATGTTGGTTCTTACGGCTTCGGTTATCACTGCTGGTCTATATGGAT CGGGCAGGCTCGGAGTGATAACAAATTTTGGTAAAACTGGCATCAGCAATAATGGGGGAGATGGTTCCGATGGATCTGGGTCACAAGGGAAAGCAGatagctttaaaaatatttattatg TTCCAAATGCCTTAGAAGTCCGattcaaaattatcaataaaatgcaTAACGATTCGTTAGGTAATATCGACTCTTCCGAATTCAAAAGTCTTTCTTCAGATCTGGAGGATAAA ttaTCGAAGGTATTACTTCCACATAACGGCAAAGCGGAACTCTCCTTGAAAATCATAAAGTTTGA ACCTGGAAGCATCATATGTACCTTCAGAATAGCTTGGAAATTCTATGGAGAGCTCTTCGGGGACAAGACACCACCTCTGAATATAACTGTAGTGCAGGACAAGCTTGAAAGAACCTTTTCAAAGAAAGATGAGCCTGATTTTGAAGGTTATGATGTTCTTCCTGACTCTGTGCAAGTTTCTG CATTGGCAGATAAATGTAGAAATAATGAGACAATATGCTCGCACTCCTGTGTCTTCCGAGAAAGCAGTTTGAGATTTGAATGTTCATGTCCTGACCATTTGCTTCTAAAACAAGACAAAACCAATTGTTACAGTCAGG AGGAAGATAGTAATAAGAAGAAGGTAGACTTCAAGAATGCTCTCAGTGACGTCTTGCGATCTGATGCTGTGCTTATACAAATCAAAACAGAAGTCAAAGATGACCAAGAAAAGGAAGCCGACTCTGCTAAACCTGATGAttctaaaaaaatggaaaatgctaCTGCAACTAGTGCTACAGATACCACACAACCAGGAAGTGGGGATACTGTTCATTCTCAAGAAGGAGCAGGTAACACCACTCTCATAACTGAAGGTGGTATGGTTAATGGAACACTGACTGGTTCAGAGCAGATTACATCCAATGGTACAAATATAGTTAATGGTACTGGTATAGATATCATAAACAATACAACAGACACAGTTCAGCTAAATGCAACGAATGAGCTCATGAATACAACAGGTACAGAATTTAATGTCACCAGTGGTGATGGTCATGTAACAAATGAAACATTGACTAATGACACTGTTCATGTGCCTCCATTTACAATAAATGGAACAATAGTTGCTGAACATCCACTTCTAAATTTGAGTGGTAAATTTGACGAAGTCTTTGTTTCACCGGGCACCCGTGGGGAGACacaagaaatattcacaaattcatCAAAGGTGTTGCCCCCACAAGATCTTTCTGATCTTAGACCAGGAGGTTCCCCAGGTGATGCACGTTTGCAAACATTGGATGTACCTGAAGAAAACCTGAGTATGTTTAATGAGTCCCATCAGACTAGTGATAACAGTTCCACCATAGTAACTGACATTAATACACTTCATGATGAAGGTGGAATGGGAAATGCTTTCAACCATACGCAACAAGAACATACTGCTCTTAATGAAAGCATCCCCTCAGTACAGACCAATGTTTCCAGCCAGTCTCCTGTTGACACACCTATAACAACTACTACTCAACAGCCTACTGTAATTGCTACATCAGGAGATCCAGAAGTGAATGTTACCAAAGTGCCTACTGAACAAATtgaggaagaaaaacaagaagtaaCAAAGGTAGAGGATAAATCTCCACCTTTTGTTGGAACAACCATGAAAAGTACAACTCAGGAAATGATAAATGGAGAACAAGAAGTTAATTCCAATATTTCTGAGGGAGCTACACAAGAAAATACCTCAGGTGATTCACAAACAATAAGCCACAATTCTGATGAAAGCAGAGGTATTGATAATAATTCTGGTTTGCCAATAAGCATAGATACCATTCTTGATACTAGTTCTGATCTAGGAATGATTGGAATTACCTCAGATTTAGGTAATTCTACTTCCCATGAAATAACTACAAAAGCAACTACTTCTGTCATAGCACCAGCATCCCCAGGACTTAAAAATGAAACTTCTGTTGGTACTCAAACTGAAGATGAACACGTCAGTCACTCTGATAAGGAAATTTTGGCGACCACTCAGTCAGCCATGTCTCCACAACTAAAAGTTAATTGTACTGAAG aaatgtttgAATGTGTGAATGGCACTAGTCCAGTGGGTTCCAGGATCCCTTACACTGCTCGATGCAACTCCATCCCAGATTGTTCTGATGGATCTGATGAATTAAACTGtgttgaaaataattgttttgataatttcaAG TGTAGAGACAATGAGTGCATTGAGAGGCAGTATGTCTGTGATGGAATAGCTAATTGTCGTGATGGAGAGGATGAAATGAATTGTG AATCTTGGGAATGCCGTGAATGTGAATTCAAGTGCACAGGTCCAGAGCCTTCCCCTTGTATTCCCTTGAGCCTTACCTGTGATGGCCAGCCAGACTGCTTTGATCACTCTGATGAGGTCAACTGCTCTACTTCTTGTAAAACAGAAGAATTCCAGTGTAATGAGGGCTGGTGTATTCCAAGAGCTAGAAAATGTGATGGTATCCAGGACTGTTATGGAGGAGAGGATGAAAGTGACTGTG ATTGTTTGTTAGATCTTACTTCATGTGCTATGGGTGGATGTGTACCAAAGTTCCAACTCTGTGATGGATTACGCAATTGCCCAGATGGTTCTGATGAGTGGAAATGTATCAGAATAGAGAATGACACAAATCAGCTGGAAGTCAG gagTGGTGAAAATCGATGGTCGGGCGTATGTGGAGAGGGATGGACTTATGAATGGAGTGATTTAGCATGCCAGCACTTAGGATCTGTAACAACCTACAGCATGCAAGTTACTCGTGTGTCAGATGTTCCAAGGCATAGGGTCAAGCTATTATCTACTCAGAAACCATCATCTAACACTCCCCTGCAATTTACCCTGAAGGGTGAATGTGAGAGTGATAAACTAGTTCAGTTGACATGTGATCCTCCAGCAG CTTGTGGTTCATGGCAAGATTTCACAGATGTTGAGGCCATGGAAGGTACAACACCGGCTGAACATGTATGGCCTTCTTTGGTATTATTAAGAGATATAAATTCTAACAGCACATGTACAGCTTCCATTCTCACCCCCTTCTGGGTTCTTGCAGCCTATTCATGTCTCTATACCAA GAAAGATGGGCTTAACCCTGGTACTTGGGTTGTACAAACTGGAGCTGCTGGTCAAGGTCATAATCACTTTGTAGACAAGATGATTTCTTACCCTGGAAAGGTCAGAAGGGGAGGAATTTGGAGTGGTGATGCTGTATTGCTACTTTTAGTAAAACCTCTGAAATTAGATGAAAAAACCCAGCCAATCTGCATTCCAGATGCCCCACCTCCAACTGATGGCAACTGTGTTGTTGCAGGGTGGAATAGAAGTCGTGATG GAACTATTAGCCAGGATCAGTTCATTCATTCAGTAGCAGTACCAACTCTAGAGGTTGACGCATGTAATACCACTCATTACCCAGGACGTCTAACCAATGCTCATACATGCATTGGCTTTACTCAGGCTCAAAACCCACCTTGTCAA GGTGATGAAGGAACACCACTGATGTGTAAAAGCAAGTCTGGGGTCTGGAGGATAGAGGGTCTCTCCTCTCACCATGGTCGATGTGGCAGGTCCCAACACCCCTCTGTGTTTACTGCATTACATGCATTGCAACCTTGGCTGAGTAACACAATAGGCCTGTCTTCATCTTATGGTATGCCAACAgagacaacaacaacatcaactactaccactaccactaccactaccactactaccaccaccagcACTGCAACAACAGTGACTACAATGGCTACAGAAAAGCCTTCATCCACtacacttcctcctccttcactAAATTCTGAAGATTTTGAGAGACCGCAAGTATCCTCTCCTGGAAATGCACCTTTATAG
- the LOC136834302 gene encoding uncharacterized protein isoform X1: MFLRMSRSEEEEEEEEAETDTWLDTVTSPPGFLAFLVPNLFCQLLAYGALGIGRKDFVLTASPDMMTHQGVNCKAFLASINNKSIKEEIKSLKDENENTAVLEGDEDHGDGQPLVLNDALSASTERLSDNHKDDNKKNEGLVNGQLKNLNSGKPARFKVGGDDSDDSMPCEEKEDKDDPGVVNPTFFTDDEDDICRGDESTASVSTRSSPDLSPSHSPRLSFKSVSDMSAPVSPRHSPVSHRSGNLSHRSSVSSVRKGILKKSGSSSTINMEMVNLGLQQNAALNAAANSASGMNGYHKARFTDPYDECYVPVDTHRFVSAPDESSGMTQKSLGGHRVKFILETGKPDHVNGDYDDIRIEKMERERIERIERGKNLEVTNNSGDKGGRKCLLFCAAMLVLTASVITAGLYGSGRLGVITNFGKTGISNNGGDGSDGSGSQGKADSFKNIYYVPNALEVRFKIINKMHNDSLGNIDSSEFKSLSSDLEDKLSKVLLPHNGKAELSLKIIKFEPGSIICTFRIAWKFYGELFGDKTPPLNITVVQDKLERTFSKKDEPDFEGYDVLPDSVQVSALADKCRNNETICSHSCVFRESSLRFECSCPDHLLLKQDKTNCYSQEEDSNKKKVDFKNALSDVLRSDAVLIQIKTEVKDDQEKEADSAKPDDSKKMENATATSATDTTQPGSGDTVHSQEGAGNTTLITEGGMVNGTLTGSEQITSNGTNIVNGTGIDIINNTTDTVQLNATNELMNTTGTEFNVTSGDGHVTNETLTNDTVHVPPFTINGTIVAEHPLLNLSGKFDEVFVSPGTRGETQEIFTNSSKVLPPQDLSDLRPGGSPGDARLQTLDVPEENLSMFNESHQTSDNSSTIVTDINTLHDEGGMGNAFNHTQQEHTALNESIPSVQTNVSSQSPVDTPITTTTQQPTVIATSGDPEVNVTKVPTEQIEEEKQEVTKVEDKSPPFVGTTMKSTTQEMINGEQEVNSNISEGATQENTSGDSQTISHNSDESRGIDNNSGLPISIDTILDTSSDLGMIGITSDLGNSTSHEITTKATTSVIAPASPGLKNETSVGTQTEDEHVSHSDKEILATTQSAMSPQLKVNCTEEMFECVNGTSPVGSRIPYTARCNSIPDCSDGSDELNCVENNCFDNFKCRDNECIERQYVCDGIANCRDGEDEMNCESWECRECEFKCTGPEPSPCIPLSLTCDGQPDCFDHSDEVNCSTSCKTEEFQCNEGWCIPRARKCDGIQDCYGGEDESDCDCLLDLTSCAMGGCVPKFQLCDGLRNCPDGSDEWKCIRIENDTNQLEVRSGENRWSGVCGEGWTYEWSDLACQHLGSVTTYSMQVTRVSDVPRHRVKLLSTQKPSSNTPLQFTLKGECESDKLVQLTCDPPAACGSWQDFTDVEAMEGTTPAEHVWPSLVLLRDINSNSTCTASILTPFWVLAAYSCLYTKKDGLNPGTWVVQTGAAGQGHNHFVDKMISYPGKVRRGGIWSGDAVLLLLVKPLKLDEKTQPICIPDAPPPTDGNCVVAGWNRSRDGTISQDQFIHSVAVPTLEVDACNTTHYPGRLTNAHTCIGFTQAQNPPCQGDEGTPLMCKSKSGVWRIEGLSSHHGRCGRSQHPSVFTALHALQPWLSNTIGLSSSYGMPTETTTTSTTTTTTTTTTTTTTSTATTVTTMATEKPSSTTLPPPSLNSEDFERPQVSSPGNAPL, translated from the exons GCTTTTCTTGCCTCCATTAACAACAAGAGCATCAAGGAGGAGATAAAGTCCCTGAAGGACGAGAACGAAAACACTGCCGTCCTTGAGGGAGACGAAGACCACGGAGACGGCCAGCCCTTGGTCCTCAATGATGCGCTGAGCGCGTCTACTGAGAGGCTCTCAGACAACCACAAAGATGACAACAAAAAGAACGAAGGCCTGGTCAATGGTCAGCTCAAGAATCTAAATTCCGGGAAACCAGCTCGGTTTAAAGTGGGAGGTGACGATTCAGACGACAGCATGCCTTGTGAAGAGAAGGAAGACAAGGATGACCCAGGGGTGGTTAATCCCACCTTCTTCACAGACGATGAGGACGACATATGCAGGGGTGACGAATCCACTGCCTCCGTGTCCACCAGATCATCTCCCGACTTGTCTCCTTCTCACTCGCCAAGATTAAGCTTTAAGTCAGTTTCCGA CATGAGTGCTCCAGTCAGTCCCCGCCATTCCCCGGTGAGCCACCGGTCAGGAAACCTTAGCCATAGGAGTTCTGTGTCCTCTGTTAGAAAGGGCATTCTTAAAAAGAGTGGCTCCTCTTCCACCATCAACATGGAAATGGTGAACCTAGGTCTCCAACAGAATGCTGCACTTAATGCAGCAGCTAATTCTGCGTCTGGTATGAATGGGTACCACAAAGCACGTTTTACTGACCCTTATGATGAGTGTTATGTTCCTGTAGACACCCATCGATTTGTTAG CGCTCCTGACGAATCTTCGGGTATGACGCAAAAATCTCTAGGTGGGCATCGTGTCAAGTTTATCCTGGAGACCGGCAAACCTGATCATGTTAATGGCGATTATGATGACATCCGAatagagaaaatggaaagagaaagaattgaaAGAATAGAAAG AGGGAAGAACTTGGAAGTGACCAATAATAGTGGAGATAAAGGTGGGAGAAAGTGCCTTCTATTTTGTGCGGCTATGTTGGTTCTTACGGCTTCGGTTATCACTGCTGGTCTATATGGAT CGGGCAGGCTCGGAGTGATAACAAATTTTGGTAAAACTGGCATCAGCAATAATGGGGGAGATGGTTCCGATGGATCTGGGTCACAAGGGAAAGCAGatagctttaaaaatatttattatg TTCCAAATGCCTTAGAAGTCCGattcaaaattatcaataaaatgcaTAACGATTCGTTAGGTAATATCGACTCTTCCGAATTCAAAAGTCTTTCTTCAGATCTGGAGGATAAA ttaTCGAAGGTATTACTTCCACATAACGGCAAAGCGGAACTCTCCTTGAAAATCATAAAGTTTGA ACCTGGAAGCATCATATGTACCTTCAGAATAGCTTGGAAATTCTATGGAGAGCTCTTCGGGGACAAGACACCACCTCTGAATATAACTGTAGTGCAGGACAAGCTTGAAAGAACCTTTTCAAAGAAAGATGAGCCTGATTTTGAAGGTTATGATGTTCTTCCTGACTCTGTGCAAGTTTCTG CATTGGCAGATAAATGTAGAAATAATGAGACAATATGCTCGCACTCCTGTGTCTTCCGAGAAAGCAGTTTGAGATTTGAATGTTCATGTCCTGACCATTTGCTTCTAAAACAAGACAAAACCAATTGTTACAGTCAGG AGGAAGATAGTAATAAGAAGAAGGTAGACTTCAAGAATGCTCTCAGTGACGTCTTGCGATCTGATGCTGTGCTTATACAAATCAAAACAGAAGTCAAAGATGACCAAGAAAAGGAAGCCGACTCTGCTAAACCTGATGAttctaaaaaaatggaaaatgctaCTGCAACTAGTGCTACAGATACCACACAACCAGGAAGTGGGGATACTGTTCATTCTCAAGAAGGAGCAGGTAACACCACTCTCATAACTGAAGGTGGTATGGTTAATGGAACACTGACTGGTTCAGAGCAGATTACATCCAATGGTACAAATATAGTTAATGGTACTGGTATAGATATCATAAACAATACAACAGACACAGTTCAGCTAAATGCAACGAATGAGCTCATGAATACAACAGGTACAGAATTTAATGTCACCAGTGGTGATGGTCATGTAACAAATGAAACATTGACTAATGACACTGTTCATGTGCCTCCATTTACAATAAATGGAACAATAGTTGCTGAACATCCACTTCTAAATTTGAGTGGTAAATTTGACGAAGTCTTTGTTTCACCGGGCACCCGTGGGGAGACacaagaaatattcacaaattcatCAAAGGTGTTGCCCCCACAAGATCTTTCTGATCTTAGACCAGGAGGTTCCCCAGGTGATGCACGTTTGCAAACATTGGATGTACCTGAAGAAAACCTGAGTATGTTTAATGAGTCCCATCAGACTAGTGATAACAGTTCCACCATAGTAACTGACATTAATACACTTCATGATGAAGGTGGAATGGGAAATGCTTTCAACCATACGCAACAAGAACATACTGCTCTTAATGAAAGCATCCCCTCAGTACAGACCAATGTTTCCAGCCAGTCTCCTGTTGACACACCTATAACAACTACTACTCAACAGCCTACTGTAATTGCTACATCAGGAGATCCAGAAGTGAATGTTACCAAAGTGCCTACTGAACAAATtgaggaagaaaaacaagaagtaaCAAAGGTAGAGGATAAATCTCCACCTTTTGTTGGAACAACCATGAAAAGTACAACTCAGGAAATGATAAATGGAGAACAAGAAGTTAATTCCAATATTTCTGAGGGAGCTACACAAGAAAATACCTCAGGTGATTCACAAACAATAAGCCACAATTCTGATGAAAGCAGAGGTATTGATAATAATTCTGGTTTGCCAATAAGCATAGATACCATTCTTGATACTAGTTCTGATCTAGGAATGATTGGAATTACCTCAGATTTAGGTAATTCTACTTCCCATGAAATAACTACAAAAGCAACTACTTCTGTCATAGCACCAGCATCCCCAGGACTTAAAAATGAAACTTCTGTTGGTACTCAAACTGAAGATGAACACGTCAGTCACTCTGATAAGGAAATTTTGGCGACCACTCAGTCAGCCATGTCTCCACAACTAAAAGTTAATTGTACTGAAG aaatgtttgAATGTGTGAATGGCACTAGTCCAGTGGGTTCCAGGATCCCTTACACTGCTCGATGCAACTCCATCCCAGATTGTTCTGATGGATCTGATGAATTAAACTGtgttgaaaataattgttttgataatttcaAG TGTAGAGACAATGAGTGCATTGAGAGGCAGTATGTCTGTGATGGAATAGCTAATTGTCGTGATGGAGAGGATGAAATGAATTGTG AATCTTGGGAATGCCGTGAATGTGAATTCAAGTGCACAGGTCCAGAGCCTTCCCCTTGTATTCCCTTGAGCCTTACCTGTGATGGCCAGCCAGACTGCTTTGATCACTCTGATGAGGTCAACTGCTCTACTTCTTGTAAAACAGAAGAATTCCAGTGTAATGAGGGCTGGTGTATTCCAAGAGCTAGAAAATGTGATGGTATCCAGGACTGTTATGGAGGAGAGGATGAAAGTGACTGTG ATTGTTTGTTAGATCTTACTTCATGTGCTATGGGTGGATGTGTACCAAAGTTCCAACTCTGTGATGGATTACGCAATTGCCCAGATGGTTCTGATGAGTGGAAATGTATCAGAATAGAGAATGACACAAATCAGCTGGAAGTCAG gagTGGTGAAAATCGATGGTCGGGCGTATGTGGAGAGGGATGGACTTATGAATGGAGTGATTTAGCATGCCAGCACTTAGGATCTGTAACAACCTACAGCATGCAAGTTACTCGTGTGTCAGATGTTCCAAGGCATAGGGTCAAGCTATTATCTACTCAGAAACCATCATCTAACACTCCCCTGCAATTTACCCTGAAGGGTGAATGTGAGAGTGATAAACTAGTTCAGTTGACATGTGATCCTCCAGCAG CTTGTGGTTCATGGCAAGATTTCACAGATGTTGAGGCCATGGAAGGTACAACACCGGCTGAACATGTATGGCCTTCTTTGGTATTATTAAGAGATATAAATTCTAACAGCACATGTACAGCTTCCATTCTCACCCCCTTCTGGGTTCTTGCAGCCTATTCATGTCTCTATACCAA GAAAGATGGGCTTAACCCTGGTACTTGGGTTGTACAAACTGGAGCTGCTGGTCAAGGTCATAATCACTTTGTAGACAAGATGATTTCTTACCCTGGAAAGGTCAGAAGGGGAGGAATTTGGAGTGGTGATGCTGTATTGCTACTTTTAGTAAAACCTCTGAAATTAGATGAAAAAACCCAGCCAATCTGCATTCCAGATGCCCCACCTCCAACTGATGGCAACTGTGTTGTTGCAGGGTGGAATAGAAGTCGTGATG GAACTATTAGCCAGGATCAGTTCATTCATTCAGTAGCAGTACCAACTCTAGAGGTTGACGCATGTAATACCACTCATTACCCAGGACGTCTAACCAATGCTCATACATGCATTGGCTTTACTCAGGCTCAAAACCCACCTTGTCAA GGTGATGAAGGAACACCACTGATGTGTAAAAGCAAGTCTGGGGTCTGGAGGATAGAGGGTCTCTCCTCTCACCATGGTCGATGTGGCAGGTCCCAACACCCCTCTGTGTTTACTGCATTACATGCATTGCAACCTTGGCTGAGTAACACAATAGGCCTGTCTTCATCTTATGGTATGCCAACAgagacaacaacaacatcaactactaccactaccactaccactaccactactaccaccaccagcACTGCAACAACAGTGACTACAATGGCTACAGAAAAGCCTTCATCCACtacacttcctcctccttcactAAATTCTGAAGATTTTGAGAGACCGCAAGTATCCTCTCCTGGAAATGCACCTTTATAG